In Bdellovibrionales bacterium, the following proteins share a genomic window:
- a CDS encoding mannose-1-phosphate guanylyltransferase/mannose-6-phosphate isomerase: MIPVILSGGSGTRLWPVSRASYPKQFCDFYDQSFLRNSIQRLKPFGNPYILTLESMRSLSVRTLAEEGLGADCVISEPMGKNTAPAVALICHWLKTQGREDEIVGVFPADHLIIDTRGFQSAVELAIECAKEGKVATLGIYPSEASTGYGYIEIEERVVKTKNDLQARGVLGFREKPNQATAEEFLKSGRHFWNAGMFVFRASVMISHFAEHLPLVWKKISGIKPDWSNAKYNYAMIESISLDYGIMEKLTEQVCIPCSMGWSDVGSWDELARLDEEVRASKTESSASIYTQDAVNNYVFSIKEKVVGLIGVENLIIVDTPDALLVCKKGQSQKVKDLLDQIKKAGLPEAVEHPFEIRPWGGFEVLADQKEFKAKRITVDPGAKISYQSHAKRNEHWIVVSGEAEVILDEKTHRIQAGESIYIPAGSKHRIGNVGSMPMIFVEVQTGSYFGEDDIVRYQDDYCRI; this comes from the coding sequence ATGATTCCTGTGATTTTGTCTGGTGGAAGTGGAACACGTTTATGGCCCGTTTCGCGCGCCTCCTATCCAAAACAGTTTTGCGACTTTTATGATCAGAGTTTTTTGAGGAACTCGATTCAACGTTTAAAACCCTTTGGAAACCCTTATATTTTGACTCTTGAGTCCATGCGTTCACTTTCTGTTCGAACCTTGGCCGAGGAGGGCTTGGGGGCCGACTGCGTGATTTCAGAACCGATGGGAAAGAACACGGCTCCGGCCGTGGCTTTGATTTGTCATTGGTTGAAAACTCAGGGAAGAGAAGACGAGATCGTCGGAGTTTTCCCAGCGGATCATCTCATCATCGATACCAGGGGTTTTCAATCAGCCGTTGAATTGGCTATTGAGTGCGCGAAAGAGGGAAAAGTCGCGACTCTCGGGATTTATCCTTCTGAGGCCTCAACAGGCTATGGATACATTGAAATCGAAGAGAGAGTCGTTAAGACGAAGAATGATTTACAGGCCCGAGGTGTTCTGGGTTTTCGTGAAAAGCCAAATCAGGCGACCGCCGAGGAATTTCTGAAATCGGGGCGACATTTTTGGAATGCGGGGATGTTTGTTTTTAGAGCTTCGGTGATGATTTCTCATTTTGCAGAACACCTTCCCTTGGTTTGGAAAAAAATCTCAGGAATAAAACCCGACTGGAGCAACGCCAAATACAATTATGCGATGATTGAGTCGATTAGCTTGGATTACGGAATCATGGAGAAGCTGACGGAGCAGGTTTGTATTCCTTGCTCGATGGGTTGGAGTGATGTGGGATCTTGGGACGAGCTGGCCCGCTTGGATGAAGAAGTGAGAGCCTCAAAAACGGAGTCTTCAGCGTCTATCTATACTCAGGATGCAGTTAATAATTATGTGTTTTCAATCAAAGAAAAAGTTGTGGGCTTGATTGGGGTCGAAAATTTAATTATCGTCGACACTCCCGATGCCTTGCTTGTCTGCAAGAAGGGACAAAGTCAGAAGGTCAAAGATTTATTGGATCAAATCAAGAAGGCGGGCCTGCCAGAAGCAGTGGAGCATCCTTTTGAAATTAGGCCTTGGGGTGGCTTCGAGGTATTGGCTGACCAAAAGGAGTTTAAAGCCAAAAGGATAACAGTTGATCCGGGAGCAAAGATTTCTTATCAATCCCACGCAAAACGCAATGAACATTGGATTGTTGTGTCTGGAGAGGCCGAAGTCATTCTGGACGAAAAAACTCATCGAATCCAAGCGGGAGAATCTATTTATATTCCAGCTGGATCAAAGCACCGTATTGGCAACGTGGGTTCAATGCCAATGATTTTTGTTGAAGTTCAAACGGGCAGTTACTTTGGTGAGGATGACATTGTGAGATACCAGGACGACTATTGTCGAATTTGA